Within Caldanaerovirga acetigignens, the genomic segment GTTTATATCAAAAATAGTTTTGAACAAAAAAAGGGAGCTTGGCGCTCCCCTTGTTTGCCTTTATCTTAACTTTATTTTAAACATTATCTGAAGTCCCTTGCCCTATTTTCGTTGTCTTCAGACTGATTGAGATTTTTTGAAGGCACCTGATTTCCCGTGTTATTGCTGCCACCGTTAACTTGGTTTTCACTGCTTTTATTTGACGAATTGTTCTGAGTGCCGCTATCTACAGGTTGCAAAATCCCTTCTTCGAAATTGCTTCCGCTTGATGATTCCTGGGTGTGTAAATTGCAATATTCTGTCGGCGGCATATACTTCGCATCTAACGGTATTTTGCCATCAGGAGATGTTTTGTAAGGGGGCCTATTCAAGAAAACTTTTTGTTTTACTTGTTCAGGAGGACAATACGGTGTTGCTAACAATCCTGAAGTTATATCTATCGGTTTTTGTACGTGGACATCGCAGAATTCCGAAGGTTCGGTTCCCTTAATGAAATATTCATATCTAATCCGCGAGCCCCGTGGGTCATTGTTGCAGAGTTCTGTTGGAATCTTGCCCGAATCCTCGCAGACAGCGATGGGTCCTACGATTCCTGATGGCTTAGAAAAACCGACTTTAGGTAAATTTTTATGAGCTACGGTCATAATTTGCTTCCATATCAAAGCCGGCTGATATCCGCCTGCGACCCCCTTCATGGGGGTTGGTTCATCGTGCCCCATCCATACGGCTGCGACTAAATACGGTGTATAACCTACAAACCATACATCTTTGTTATCCGATGTAGTTCCCGTTTTTCCTGCTACAGGGAACGGAAAATCAGCAAGCCTTTTTGCAGTTCCTTCTGTTATAACGCTTCGCATCATATCTGTCATAATAAAGGCAACCTGAGGACTTACGGCTGTCCACTTTGTGGGTGTGTTCTCAAGAAGTGTTCTTCCGTTTTTGTCAACGACTTTTAATATAGCCACAGGCTCCACGTGTATCCCCTGATTAGCCAAAGTTCCGTATGCCGATGCAAGCTCCAGAGGGGAAACACCCTTAGTCAAACCTCCCAGTGCTATTGATAGCTGTCTATCATTTTTTCGGCCTTCTAAAACGAGGCTTTTTATACCTAATTTCTGGGCATATTCAATTCCTCTGTCCACGCCAATTTTTTCGAGGACTTTTACCGCGACCACGTTGACTGAATCCGCAATGGCTTTCCGTATGGTTGTGAGCCCTTTGAAGTCTCTGGTATAGTTTTGAGGGGACCAATTGCCGTAAGAAACCGGCGAATCGTCGATGACACTTGCGGCTGTATACCCCATGTCTATTGCAGCCGTATAAACAACGATGGGTTTAAAGGCAGAACCAGGCTGCCTGTAAGATTGCGAGGCCCTGTTCAGACCTAGCTTTTTATAATGTTCGCGACCTCCTACCAGTGCTTTTATATGCCCGGTATGGGGGTCTATAACTACGACTGCAGCTTGAGGTTGGGGAATGCCGTTCTTGTCTTTTTTTGTATATGGGTAATTTTTCGGGTCCGCTAAAGCTTTTTCGGCCACTTCTTGGATTTCTAGGTCGACTGTGGTATAAATTCTTAATCCTCCGTTATAGATTTTTTCATAAGCTTCGGATTCGGTAAGTCCTAGTTCTTTTTGAAGATCTTCTGCTAATTGCGTTATTATAAAATCAGTAAAATATGGAGCTTTGTAGTCTGCCTTTGCGTTTTCAAGGCCTACTAGTTTTATCTCTTCTTTTTTTGCTTTCTCTGCTTCTTCCTTTGTTATAAATCCCATATCGACCATTTCGTTCAAAACTATGGCTTGCCTTTCCTTTGCTTTTTCGAAATTTATATAGGGTGAGTAAATTGAAGGACCTTTGGTTATACCTGCGAGCATGGCACTTTCTGCAAGGGTGAGGTCCTTTACGCTTTTTCCAAAAAAGGTTTGAGAAGCGGCTTCAACGCCGTAAGCTGAGTGACCAAAGTATATATGGTTCAGGTAAAATTCCAGAATTTGATCTTTTGTAAAATGACGTTCCACCTGAATTGCAAGCCATGCCTCTTGGGCTTTTCGTTTTAGAGTTTTTTCATGGGTCAAAAAGGCATTTTTAACCAATTGCTGAGTTATAGTACTTGCACCCCTGCGATATCCTCCAGTGACTATATCTGTCCATACAGCGCCTATGAGGGATTTAAAATTGATACCTTTATGCTTGTAAAAATTTTTGTCTTCAATGGCAATAAATGCTTCTTTGAGATGCCCTGGAATTTCATCTAGAGGTACTGGAATTCGATTTTGGCCTCCGTGAAGTTCGGCAATTACATTGCCTTTTGAGTCGTAAACTATAGAAGTCTCGCTAGGTTTTAATTTCTGAGGATCAAACGGAGGTGTATCCTTTACGTAGTATAAAAACAATCCAAGAGCTGAGCCGCATGATAAAAGAAAAACAAATATCAAAAAAGGTATTAAGCTCTTTGCAAGAAAGAGCTTTTTTTTCCTCGGAATTTTCATAATTAACCTCCTCAGTCATCTTAGACAATTAAACAGCATGTCTAAATTATTATACCATATATAATATAAACTTTGAAGAAAATGCATCAGTGTGTTATAATTAATAAAAACATTTCATGGAAGAGGGATAAAAATTGAGGCCTGAAGAACAATTTGAACTTTTAAGACAAAATGTAGCCGAAATAATTTCGGAGGAAGAATTATTAAATAAACTGAGAAAATCTTACGAAGAAAAAAGACCTTTAAAAGTGAAATTAGGTTTGGATCCCACTGCTCCGGATGTTCACCTCGGACATGCTGTGGTATTGAAGAAAATGAGGCAGTTTCAAGAGTTAGGGCATGAAGTAGTCTTGATAATCGGAGATTTTACCGGGATGGTTGGAGATCCAACGGGAAAATCAGAAACGAGAAAACAACTTTCAAGGGAAGAAATTATGGAGAATGCAAAAACTTATAAAGAGCAGGTGTTTAAAATTTTAGATCCGGATAAAACAAAAATTGTTTTTAATAGTGAATGGCTGAGTCGAATGACTTTTGAAGATGTATTAAAATTAGCCTCAAAGTACACCGTAGCCCGCATGTTAGAAAGAGAGGATTTTAGCAAGAGATTTACCGAGGGAAGGCCAATCTCTATACATGAATTTTTCTATCCGCTTATGCAGGGTTATGATTCGGTAGCCCTTAATGCTGATGTCGAATTAGGAGCAACAGAACAAAAATTTAACATTTTAATGGGGAGAATACTGCAAAAGGAATATGGACAGGAGCCTCAAGTGGCAGTGCTCATGCCCATTCTCGTCGGAATCGATGGCAAGCGAAAAATGAGCAAAAGTCTTGGAAATTACATAGGAGTGAGTGACCCACCCGATGAAATGTACGGAAAAGTAATGTCTATTCCCGATGAAATAATGCTTGAGTATTATAAGTTGGCTACGGATTTAGAAAATCATGAATTGGAAAAAATAGCAGAAAGCTTAAAGGAAGGAAGAGTAAATCCTAGAGATCTAAAAATGAGACTGGCTAGAGAAATTGTAAAACTTTATCACGGTAGTGAGGCAGCTTTGAAAGCAGAGGAGAACTTTGTAAGAATATTTCAAAAAAAAGATCTACCGGATGAAATTCCGATATTCGAGGTAAATGAGGAAAAAATATGGTTACCTAAGTTAATAACCCTTATAGGATTTTCATCGTCCAATAGTGAGGCTTTAAGGATGTTGAAACAAGGAGCTGTAAAGATAAATGGTGAAAAAATTATTGACGCTACAGAAGTTGAGATAAGATCTCCCTTTATTTTACAAGTGGGAAAGCGAAAATTTGTGAAAGTTATCAATGCCAAAAATAATATATGAACCAATTCAACCCCTCCTGCATATTTTGATTAGGAGGGGTTTTTTATGTTTATACGGTTGAAAACAAAAAGAAATAGGAGGTGCCCTATAAAACTAAGTGCTTATATGCTCATTTTAATTGTAATGCTAAATTTTATTATATTTGCATTTATTGAAAGGCAAATAGCACCTACCCTTTTGGCATTAGCAGAGGCTAGGGCCAGAATTATAGCAACGGAGGCCATAAATAAAGCGGTGAAGGAAAGGATAACCAAAAATATTAAGTACACTGACCTCATTGCTATACATAAAGATATCAACGGCCAGGTAACGTTAATCCAAATAAATACGATAGAAATAAACCGGATAGAAACCGAAACCTCTTTAGAAGTAGTAAAAACCTTAAAGGAAATCAGTATGGAAAAAATAAAAATACCTCTAGGTTTAATTACTGGAAGTAAAATATTATCAAATATGGGACCCACGATTAGCGTATCTTTATATCCTGTTGGAACTGCTTACGTAGATACTTCTGAAGCATTTGAAGAAGCTGGCATTAATCAAACGAGACATAAAATATTGCTGGACATCACGGCTCAGGTAAGAATAGTTCAGCCACTTTTGAGTTCAAAAGTAGAGATAAAAACTAGCGTCCCTATAGCTGAAACAATTATTATAGGTTCTGTGCCTCAAACAATATTAGACTTTAAACAGTGAGCTAAACCTGTGAAAAACAAAGAAGAATTAAAGGATGTTAATTTTTTTTTAATAAATGAGTTTTTTATTAATATCTTTCTAAATTGCAGATGGATTATATTTATGGTATAGTACAAAACACTGAAACTAAAGGATAAACTACTGTCTTAAAAAAACAAACAGGGTTGACAAAAAACTGCGAGAGCGATATAATAAGGAACTGTCGGCGGAAGAAGCTGAAGATGAGATAGTTGACAAGAAGGGGAAAAGATGATACAATAGAATTCCGCCGAGGGTATGAACCTTGAG encodes:
- a CDS encoding transglycosylase domain-containing protein; the encoded protein is MKIPRKKKLFLAKSLIPFLIFVFLLSCGSALGLFLYYVKDTPPFDPQKLKPSETSIVYDSKGNVIAELHGGQNRIPVPLDEIPGHLKEAFIAIEDKNFYKHKGINFKSLIGAVWTDIVTGGYRRGASTITQQLVKNAFLTHEKTLKRKAQEAWLAIQVERHFTKDQILEFYLNHIYFGHSAYGVEAASQTFFGKSVKDLTLAESAMLAGITKGPSIYSPYINFEKAKERQAIVLNEMVDMGFITKEEAEKAKKEEIKLVGLENAKADYKAPYFTDFIITQLAEDLQKELGLTESEAYEKIYNGGLRIYTTVDLEIQEVAEKALADPKNYPYTKKDKNGIPQPQAAVVVIDPHTGHIKALVGGREHYKKLGLNRASQSYRQPGSAFKPIVVYTAAIDMGYTAASVIDDSPVSYGNWSPQNYTRDFKGLTTIRKAIADSVNVVAVKVLEKIGVDRGIEYAQKLGIKSLVLEGRKNDRQLSIALGGLTKGVSPLELASAYGTLANQGIHVEPVAILKVVDKNGRTLLENTPTKWTAVSPQVAFIMTDMMRSVITEGTAKRLADFPFPVAGKTGTTSDNKDVWFVGYTPYLVAAVWMGHDEPTPMKGVAGGYQPALIWKQIMTVAHKNLPKVGFSKPSGIVGPIAVCEDSGKIPTELCNNDPRGSRIRYEYFIKGTEPSEFCDVHVQKPIDITSGLLATPYCPPEQVKQKVFLNRPPYKTSPDGKIPLDAKYMPPTEYCNLHTQESSSGSNFEEGILQPVDSGTQNNSSNKSSENQVNGGSNNTGNQVPSKNLNQSEDNENRARDFR
- the tyrS gene encoding tyrosine--tRNA ligase; its protein translation is MRPEEQFELLRQNVAEIISEEELLNKLRKSYEEKRPLKVKLGLDPTAPDVHLGHAVVLKKMRQFQELGHEVVLIIGDFTGMVGDPTGKSETRKQLSREEIMENAKTYKEQVFKILDPDKTKIVFNSEWLSRMTFEDVLKLASKYTVARMLEREDFSKRFTEGRPISIHEFFYPLMQGYDSVALNADVELGATEQKFNILMGRILQKEYGQEPQVAVLMPILVGIDGKRKMSKSLGNYIGVSDPPDEMYGKVMSIPDEIMLEYYKLATDLENHELEKIAESLKEGRVNPRDLKMRLAREIVKLYHGSEAALKAEENFVRIFQKKDLPDEIPIFEVNEEKIWLPKLITLIGFSSSNSEALRMLKQGAVKINGEKIIDATEVEIRSPFILQVGKRKFVKVINAKNNI
- the yunB gene encoding sporulation protein YunB, with product MFIRLKTKRNRRCPIKLSAYMLILIVMLNFIIFAFIERQIAPTLLALAEARARIIATEAINKAVKERITKNIKYTDLIAIHKDINGQVTLIQINTIEINRIETETSLEVVKTLKEISMEKIKIPLGLITGSKILSNMGPTISVSLYPVGTAYVDTSEAFEEAGINQTRHKILLDITAQVRIVQPLLSSKVEIKTSVPIAETIIIGSVPQTILDFKQ